The following coding sequences lie in one Allorhizobium pseudoryzae genomic window:
- a CDS encoding Re/Si-specific NAD(P)(+) transhydrogenase subunit alpha: protein MKIGSPKETYAGEARVALTPDSALQLQKLGHECLVQAGAGKAAGFSDEAYAKAGVTVVDDAASLFGMADVIAKVRPPEPSEVDRLGPGKTLISFFYPAQNKALLEQAKDKGATVIAMDMVPRISRAQKMDALSSMANIAGYRAVIEAGNNFGRFFTGQVTAAGKIPPAKVLIIGAGVAGLAAIGTSVSLGAITYAFDVRPEVAEQIESMGAEFVFLDFEASQDGAATGGYAAPSSPEFREKQLAKFRDLAPEIDIVITTALIPGRDAPKLWLADMVAAMKPGSVVVDLAAERGGNCDLTVADQKIVSENGVTVIGYTDFPSRMATQASTLYATNIRHMMTDLTPAKDGVIVHNMEDDVIRGATVTRDGEITYPPPPPKIQAIAAAKPKEKVKELSPEEKRAAEAAAFKAQTKSQVTMLAAGGALILLAGLYAPASFMSHFIVFVLSCFVGFQVIWNVSHSLHTPLMAVTNAISSIIILGALMQVGSGSILVILLGALSVFMAGINIFGGFMVTRRMLAMFQKS, encoded by the coding sequence ATGAAGATCGGATCACCGAAAGAGACGTATGCGGGTGAGGCGCGGGTGGCGCTGACACCGGACAGCGCGCTGCAACTGCAGAAGCTGGGACATGAATGCCTGGTGCAAGCGGGCGCCGGAAAAGCAGCAGGCTTTTCCGATGAGGCCTATGCCAAGGCCGGTGTGACGGTGGTCGATGACGCGGCTTCTCTGTTCGGCATGGCCGATGTGATTGCCAAGGTCCGCCCACCGGAGCCATCCGAGGTGGATCGCCTCGGCCCCGGAAAGACGCTGATTTCCTTCTTCTATCCCGCGCAGAACAAGGCGCTTCTGGAGCAGGCGAAGGACAAGGGCGCAACCGTCATCGCCATGGACATGGTGCCGCGCATTTCGCGCGCCCAAAAAATGGATGCGCTTTCCTCCATGGCCAACATTGCCGGCTACCGCGCGGTGATCGAGGCCGGCAACAATTTCGGCCGCTTCTTCACGGGCCAGGTGACGGCAGCGGGCAAGATCCCGCCGGCCAAGGTGCTGATCATCGGCGCCGGCGTGGCCGGTCTGGCCGCCATCGGCACGAGCGTGTCGCTCGGCGCCATCACCTACGCCTTCGACGTGCGCCCGGAAGTGGCCGAGCAGATCGAAAGCATGGGTGCCGAATTCGTCTTCCTCGACTTCGAGGCGAGCCAGGATGGGGCTGCGACCGGCGGTTATGCGGCTCCGTCTTCGCCGGAATTCCGTGAGAAGCAACTGGCCAAGTTCCGCGACCTGGCGCCTGAGATCGACATCGTCATCACGACGGCGCTGATCCCCGGCCGGGATGCGCCCAAACTTTGGCTGGCGGACATGGTGGCCGCCATGAAGCCGGGCTCGGTGGTGGTCGATCTTGCCGCCGAACGGGGCGGCAACTGTGATCTCACCGTCGCCGATCAGAAGATCGTCTCCGAGAATGGCGTGACCGTGATCGGTTACACCGATTTCCCGAGCCGCATGGCAACCCAGGCGTCGACCCTCTATGCAACGAATATCCGTCACATGATGACGGACCTGACGCCGGCCAAGGACGGCGTGATCGTCCACAACATGGAAGACGATGTCATCCGCGGGGCGACCGTCACGCGGGACGGCGAGATCACCTATCCCCCACCGCCGCCGAAAATCCAGGCGATTGCGGCTGCCAAACCGAAGGAGAAGGTGAAGGAGCTTTCACCGGAAGAAAAGCGCGCGGCAGAAGCCGCCGCCTTCAAGGCGCAGACGAAGAGCCAGGTGACGATGCTGGCTGCCGGCGGCGCGCTCATCCTGCTGGCCGGGCTTTACGCGCCGGCGAGCTTCATGAGCCATTTCATCGTCTTCGTGCTCTCCTGTTTCGTCGGTTTTCAGGTCATCTGGAACGTGTCGCATTCGCTGCACACGCCGCTGATGGCCGTCACCAATGCCATCTCCTCGATCATCATCCTGGGTGCCCTGATGCAGGTGGGCTCCGGCAGCATCCTCGTGATCCTGCTCGGCGCACTCTCGGTCTTCATGGCCGGCATCAATATCTTCGGCGGCTTCATGGTGACACGGCGCATGCTCGCCATGTTCCAGAAGTCCTGA
- a CDS encoding NAD(P)(+) transhydrogenase (Re/Si-specific) subunit beta, which yields MDYGFTTAAYVVAAVLFILSLGGLSGQESAKRAVWYGIAGMALAVLATLYGPGAGNWFLSLVLIAAGGAIGWVVAKRVQMTEMPQLVAAMHSLVGLAAVFIGFNAHIELGRVLSMDEATRATLEGFAAILAHKSPVEQVILKVEVFLGVFIGAVTFTGSVIAFGKLAGKVDGKAKKLPGGHALNATAALLSLLLLVLYVNGAGIWALILMTLVAFFIGYHLIMGIGGADMPVVVSMLNSYSGWAAAAIGFSLSNDLLIVVGALVGSSGAILSYIMCKAMNRSFISVILGGFGGTTGPQMEIAGEQVAIDADNVANALNEADSVIIVPGYGMAVAQAQQAVSELTRKLRAAGKEVRFAIHPVAGRLPGHMNVLLAEAKVPYDIVLEMDEINEDFPNTDVVIVIGSNDIVNPAAQEDPNSPIAGMPVLEVWKAKLVIVSKRGQGTGYSGIENPLFYKDNTRMFYGDAKKSVSELLPMIK from the coding sequence ATGGATTACGGTTTCACGACGGCCGCCTATGTGGTTGCGGCGGTTCTTTTCATCCTCTCGCTCGGCGGGCTCTCCGGCCAGGAAAGCGCCAAGCGGGCCGTCTGGTACGGTATCGCCGGCATGGCGCTCGCCGTCCTTGCCACCCTGTATGGCCCGGGCGCCGGCAACTGGTTCCTGTCGCTGGTGCTGATTGCCGCCGGCGGTGCGATCGGCTGGGTCGTCGCCAAACGCGTGCAGATGACCGAAATGCCGCAACTGGTTGCGGCCATGCATTCGCTGGTTGGCCTCGCGGCGGTCTTCATCGGCTTCAACGCCCATATCGAGCTTGGCCGTGTGCTCTCGATGGACGAGGCGACGCGCGCAACGCTGGAAGGCTTTGCCGCCATCCTCGCGCACAAGAGCCCGGTCGAGCAGGTCATCCTGAAGGTCGAGGTTTTCCTCGGCGTCTTCATCGGCGCCGTCACCTTCACCGGTTCCGTCATCGCCTTCGGCAAGCTGGCCGGCAAGGTGGATGGCAAGGCGAAGAAGCTGCCGGGCGGCCATGCGCTGAACGCGACCGCCGCACTCCTCTCGCTGCTGCTCCTGGTGCTTTACGTCAACGGCGCCGGCATCTGGGCGTTGATCCTGATGACCCTTGTCGCCTTCTTCATCGGCTATCACCTGATCATGGGCATCGGCGGCGCCGACATGCCGGTGGTCGTCTCGATGCTGAACAGCTATTCCGGCTGGGCGGCGGCAGCCATCGGCTTCTCGCTGTCGAACGATCTTCTGATCGTGGTCGGCGCGCTCGTCGGTTCGTCCGGTGCGATCCTCTCCTACATCATGTGCAAGGCGATGAACCGCTCCTTCATTTCGGTCATCCTCGGCGGCTTTGGCGGCACGACAGGCCCGCAGATGGAGATTGCCGGCGAACAGGTGGCTATCGACGCCGATAACGTCGCCAATGCGCTGAACGAGGCCGACAGCGTGATCATCGTGCCGGGTTACGGCATGGCGGTGGCACAGGCGCAGCAGGCGGTTTCCGAACTGACCCGCAAGCTGCGGGCCGCCGGCAAGGAGGTGCGTTTTGCGATCCACCCCGTCGCCGGTCGCCTGCCGGGCCACATGAACGTGCTGCTCGCCGAGGCCAAGGTGCCCTACGACATCGTGCTGGAAATGGACGAGATCAACGAGGACTTCCCGAACACGGACGTCGTCATCGTCATCGGCTCGAACGATATCGTCAATCCGGCGGCGCAGGAGGATCCCAACTCGCCGATCGCCGGCATGCCGGTTCTGGAAGTGTGGAAGGCCAAGCTCGTCATCGTGTCGAAACGCGGTCAGGGCACCGGTTATTCCGGCATCGAGAACCCGCTGTTCTACAAGGACAACACGCGCATGTTCTACGGCGATGCCAAGAAGTCGGTGAGTGAACTGCTGCCGATGATCAAGTGA
- a CDS encoding potassium channel family protein, which translates to MDSRQTAEIALPETRWNRLRRTLQRIERGRDGWALRWQALFAGVDLAILVFFLVGPYLREGPSYLIIDYAIAGWIGTELFARALSAKSLRAFLLRSMTWIDLVILVTLLFPDVLFNFAFLRAMRIWAIGNSPLVHEGLRRAGWRAYQDVVRACLNFVVFLFLVTGFVYTAFFYRQEPGEGFVDALYFTVATVTTTGFGDITLPGTLGKLTSVVTMIIGISLFVRLAQAIFRPYKVNFPCPQCGLQRHDADAVHCKACGYLLNIPNDG; encoded by the coding sequence ATGGATAGCCGTCAAACCGCCGAAATCGCCCTGCCTGAAACGCGTTGGAACCGGCTGCGCCGGACCTTGCAGCGGATTGAACGGGGTCGGGATGGCTGGGCCCTGCGTTGGCAGGCGCTGTTTGCGGGTGTCGATCTGGCCATCCTGGTGTTTTTCCTCGTCGGCCCCTACCTGCGCGAGGGACCGAGTTATCTCATCATCGATTACGCGATCGCCGGCTGGATCGGCACGGAACTGTTCGCCCGCGCCCTCTCCGCAAAGTCCTTGCGCGCGTTCCTGTTGCGGTCGATGACCTGGATTGATCTCGTCATCCTCGTCACGCTGCTGTTTCCGGACGTGCTCTTCAACTTCGCCTTCCTGCGCGCCATGCGCATCTGGGCGATCGGCAACAGTCCGCTGGTGCACGAGGGGCTGCGTCGGGCCGGCTGGCGTGCGTATCAGGATGTCGTGCGCGCCTGTCTCAACTTCGTCGTCTTCCTGTTTCTCGTCACCGGCTTTGTCTACACCGCCTTCTTCTATCGGCAGGAGCCCGGTGAAGGGTTTGTCGATGCGCTGTATTTCACCGTCGCAACGGTCACGACAACCGGTTTCGGCGACATCACCCTGCCGGGCACGCTAGGCAAGCTCACCTCTGTCGTGACGATGATCATTGGAATTTCGCTGTTCGTTCGGTTGGCACAGGCGATATTCCGACCCTACAAGGTCAATTTCCCCTGCCCGCAATGCGGCCTTCAACGCCATGATGCCGATGCCGTCCATTGCAAGGCATGCGGCTATCTCCTCAACATTCCGAACGACGGTTGA
- a CDS encoding TfuA-like protein, translating into MKILFVGPSLPDAATHIGPDIILRPPARQGDVMRAIADGATAIGLIDGLFENVAPIWHKEILFALSKGIPVLGAASMGALRAAECAPFGMIGIGEIFAQYADGRRVDDSDVALLHGPPEMNYAAVSVPMVNVEATLACAAKLAVLHPDVTHQLLASARSIFYKERTWRKIATTAGLEWDEVALALKAAATDQKRLDALALVQALSTTEMMQSAEKHWKFNGTPLWRRLYGNPS; encoded by the coding sequence ATGAAAATTCTGTTTGTCGGCCCCAGCCTGCCGGATGCGGCCACCCATATCGGCCCGGACATTATTCTGCGCCCGCCGGCCCGCCAGGGCGATGTCATGCGCGCGATTGCCGATGGCGCAACCGCCATCGGCCTGATCGACGGCCTGTTCGAAAACGTCGCACCCATCTGGCACAAGGAGATCCTGTTTGCGCTCTCGAAAGGCATTCCGGTTCTCGGGGCCGCCAGCATGGGTGCGCTGCGGGCAGCGGAATGCGCGCCCTTCGGCATGATCGGCATCGGCGAGATTTTCGCGCAATATGCGGACGGCCGAAGGGTCGATGATTCGGACGTTGCCCTCCTGCACGGTCCGCCAGAGATGAACTATGCGGCCGTGTCCGTGCCGATGGTCAATGTGGAGGCAACTTTGGCGTGTGCGGCGAAGCTGGCCGTGTTGCATCCTGACGTGACGCATCAACTTCTCGCCTCCGCCCGTTCCATTTTCTACAAGGAACGCACTTGGCGAAAGATCGCCACAACCGCCGGATTGGAGTGGGATGAGGTTGCCTTGGCGCTCAAGGCCGCAGCCACCGATCAGAAACGACTGGATGCCCTCGCCCTCGTTCAGGCACTTTCGACCACCGAGATGATGCAGAGCGCAGAGAAACACTGGAAATTCAACGGGACGCCCTTATGGCGAAGACTTTATGGAAACCCATCATAA
- a CDS encoding YcaO-like family protein: MAIASYRLCSAGETLQRVSPFLLRLGITRLSSQTGLDKIGIPVWCAFAPNARAIVIAQGKGLTDEAAKTSAAMEAIERSVATRPSCTVISASLADLQARGQRHDTLQSLLALCKQPLTETEAIDWVEGRDLVTGDPVWLPFEAVHLDRTEDDRRYWQSSDGLASGNTRDEALFHGLMERVERDALTLWQVASPARRHARRLDPAQIAEPELCQMLERIARADLDIALFDITSDLGLACIVAILAPGHRPAVPPVRHVEVTLGCGAALQPELAASRAISEAVQSRMTFIGGARDDLLPDLFEQTVSAETLQAFAAEPHVALADLPRHAAETATEGLAFLVRHLAERSVTRLYAVDLAPDWLPAAVAKVIVPQLENPDGDRRQRFGMRALSRALS; encoded by the coding sequence GTGGCCATTGCCTCCTATCGCCTCTGCTCTGCGGGCGAGACCTTGCAACGGGTCTCGCCCTTTCTCTTGCGCCTCGGCATTACGCGGCTCTCCAGCCAGACCGGGCTCGACAAGATCGGCATTCCCGTCTGGTGCGCCTTTGCGCCCAATGCACGGGCGATCGTCATCGCCCAGGGCAAGGGCCTGACCGACGAGGCGGCGAAAACCTCGGCGGCGATGGAAGCCATCGAGCGTTCTGTCGCAACCAGACCCAGTTGTACGGTCATTTCCGCCAGCCTTGCCGATCTCCAGGCACGCGGCCAGCGGCATGACACGCTGCAGAGCCTTTTGGCGCTGTGCAAACAACCGCTGACCGAAACAGAGGCCATCGACTGGGTGGAAGGCCGCGATCTTGTCACCGGCGACCCGGTCTGGCTGCCCTTCGAGGCGGTGCATCTCGACCGCACCGAGGACGACCGGCGGTACTGGCAGTCGTCCGATGGGCTCGCCTCCGGCAATACGCGCGATGAGGCGCTGTTTCACGGCCTGATGGAGCGGGTGGAGCGCGACGCGCTGACGCTGTGGCAGGTCGCCTCTCCGGCCCGTCGCCATGCCCGCCGCCTCGATCCGGCGCAGATCGCGGAACCGGAGCTGTGCCAGATGCTGGAGCGGATTGCCCGCGCCGATCTCGACATCGCGCTCTTCGATATCACCAGCGATCTCGGCCTCGCCTGTATCGTCGCCATCCTGGCGCCCGGACATCGCCCCGCCGTTCCACCGGTCCGGCATGTCGAGGTGACGCTCGGCTGCGGCGCGGCCCTCCAGCCGGAACTTGCCGCCTCGCGGGCGATCAGCGAGGCGGTGCAATCCCGCATGACCTTCATCGGTGGCGCGCGCGACGATCTGCTGCCGGACCTGTTCGAACAGACGGTGTCCGCCGAAACGCTGCAGGCCTTTGCCGCCGAACCGCATGTGGCGCTCGCGGACCTGCCGCGCCATGCCGCCGAAACGGCAACGGAGGGCCTGGCTTTCCTCGTGCGCCACCTTGCGGAAAGATCCGTCACCCGCCTCTATGCGGTCGATCTGGCACCCGACTGGCTGCCCGCCGCCGTCGCCAAGGTCATCGTGCCGCAGCTGGAAAATCCGGATGGCGACCGCCGCCAGCGCTTTGGCATGCGGGCGCTGTCGCGAGCACTCTCATGA
- a CDS encoding helix-turn-helix domain-containing protein, translated as MTRLKKSPNAIDVHVGSRIRLRRTMLGMSQEKLGESLGITFQQVQKYEKGANRVGASRLQHIAEVLNVPIPFFFEGVPGATTETPELTGDAASEFMGSRECVALATAFASIEDKRVRQSILGLVQSLASDQAASRDGKGALHISH; from the coding sequence GTGACACGATTGAAAAAGTCTCCTAATGCGATCGATGTTCATGTCGGTTCGCGCATTCGGCTTCGCCGCACGATGCTCGGCATGAGCCAGGAAAAACTGGGCGAAAGCCTTGGCATCACCTTTCAGCAGGTTCAGAAGTACGAAAAAGGCGCAAACCGCGTGGGCGCCAGCCGGCTTCAGCACATTGCCGAAGTTCTGAATGTACCGATCCCCTTCTTCTTCGAAGGCGTACCGGGCGCGACGACCGAAACGCCGGAACTGACGGGCGACGCCGCCAGCGAATTCATGGGTTCGCGCGAATGCGTGGCGCTCGCCACCGCCTTCGCCTCGATCGAGGACAAGCGCGTTCGCCAGAGCATTCTGGGCCTTGTCCAGTCGCTGGCCTCGGATCAGGCCGCCTCGCGGGACGGCAAGGGTGCTCTGCACATCTCCCACTGA
- a CDS encoding PDR/VanB family oxidoreductase, with protein sequence MRSKQEWRRAKVAEIETPAPDIRLVTFAVDGLTSGFDPGSHTNIKVVINGAPAIRTYTVIPSPPGTLAIAVKLHPNSRGGSAYVWTLKPGDVTEMTEPENRFELSWRASHYLLIAGGVGVTPIYGMAKALAARGQSLRMVYGARNAASMAFAPELKDLLGERLATFSHDDGEAFDLAAEFAALPADAEAYICGPLGLLEAAKRAWRAAGRPASRLRYEVFGDNGRFAEEPFEVDVAGFGTTVAVRADQTMLEALQEAGVPMIFDCRRGECGLCAVKIVSSTSDLDHRDVFFSEEERQEDPRICACVSRARGGRVVIDNGYVTEGRVPAQPALGLPAG encoded by the coding sequence ATGCGTTCGAAACAGGAATGGCGCCGCGCAAAGGTCGCGGAGATTGAAACACCGGCACCCGACATCCGGCTGGTCACGTTTGCCGTCGATGGGCTGACAAGCGGTTTCGATCCGGGATCGCACACCAATATCAAGGTGGTGATCAACGGCGCACCGGCGATCCGCACCTATACGGTCATTCCCAGCCCTCCGGGCACGCTTGCCATTGCCGTGAAACTGCATCCGAACAGCCGCGGCGGTTCCGCCTATGTCTGGACGCTGAAACCCGGCGACGTGACGGAGATGACCGAACCGGAAAACCGCTTCGAACTCTCCTGGCGCGCCTCTCACTATCTTCTCATCGCCGGCGGCGTCGGTGTCACGCCCATCTACGGTATGGCGAAGGCGCTGGCCGCGCGGGGCCAGTCGCTGCGCATGGTCTATGGCGCAAGGAACGCCGCCTCCATGGCCTTTGCGCCGGAACTGAAAGACCTCCTCGGCGAGCGGCTTGCCACCTTCTCGCATGATGACGGAGAGGCCTTCGACCTGGCGGCGGAATTTGCCGCCCTGCCGGCAGATGCCGAAGCCTATATCTGCGGGCCGCTCGGCTTGCTGGAGGCCGCCAAGCGGGCCTGGCGCGCCGCCGGTCGTCCCGCCAGCCGCCTGCGCTACGAGGTTTTTGGCGACAACGGACGGTTCGCCGAGGAGCCGTTCGAAGTGGACGTCGCAGGCTTCGGCACCACGGTTGCCGTGCGCGCCGACCAGACCATGCTGGAAGCCCTGCAGGAGGCCGGCGTGCCAATGATCTTCGACTGTCGCCGCGGCGAATGCGGACTGTGCGCCGTCAAGATCGTCTCCTCGACCTCGGATCTCGACCATCGCGACGTGTTTTTCTCCGAGGAGGAACGACAGGAAGATCCGCGAATCTGCGCCTGTGTTTCACGCGCCCGTGGTGGCCGCGTGGTCATCGACAATGGCTATGTGACGGAGGGGAGAGTGCCGGCACAACCGGCGCTTGGTCTGCCGGCCGGTTGA
- a CDS encoding GntR family transcriptional regulator — MAGEQGLGRQQTEKALSGLRDLVLKGEIAAGERLSEVLLAGRLKVSRTPLRAALQKLELEGLVDLIPSGGYQVRRFSQDDVIDAIELRGVLEGTAARLAAERGVAPIKFKAIHEVVRKLDEAFEPSALEMDFDRYAALNGRFHALLAELSGSSLLVRELERARSLPFASPNAFVGAEGHAPAFQQTLIVGQAQHKAILSAIELREGSRAEALAREHARLARQNLDFVLQERPELKDKVAALALMAG, encoded by the coding sequence ATGGCGGGCGAACAGGGGCTTGGCCGGCAACAGACGGAAAAGGCCCTGTCGGGCCTGCGCGATCTCGTGCTGAAGGGCGAGATCGCCGCCGGCGAACGTCTGTCCGAGGTGCTGCTCGCCGGGCGTTTGAAAGTATCGCGCACGCCGCTACGGGCCGCTCTGCAGAAGCTGGAACTGGAGGGGCTGGTCGATCTCATTCCCTCCGGCGGCTATCAGGTGCGGCGTTTCAGCCAGGACGACGTGATCGACGCGATCGAGCTTCGCGGCGTGCTGGAGGGAACCGCGGCGCGGCTGGCGGCCGAGCGGGGCGTGGCACCTATCAAGTTCAAGGCCATCCACGAGGTGGTCCGCAAGCTGGACGAGGCGTTCGAGCCCTCCGCACTGGAGATGGATTTCGATCGTTATGCAGCGCTCAACGGCCGTTTCCACGCGCTGCTGGCCGAACTGTCGGGCAGCAGCCTGCTGGTGCGGGAGTTGGAGCGGGCCCGCAGCCTGCCGTTTGCAAGCCCCAATGCCTTTGTCGGCGCGGAAGGCCATGCGCCCGCCTTCCAGCAGACGCTGATCGTCGGACAGGCACAGCACAAGGCGATCCTGTCGGCCATCGAGCTCCGGGAAGGATCGCGAGCAGAGGCACTGGCACGGGAACATGCGCGGCTTGCCCGGCAGAACCTCGATTTCGTTCTGCAGGAACGGCCGGAGCTGAAGGACAAGGTGGCTGCGCTCGCCCTGATGGCAGGCTGA
- a CDS encoding aromatic ring-hydroxylating dioxygenase subunit alpha — protein sequence MTKPTFPLNAWYAAAYDVDLKRALLPRTICGKPVVLYRKENGSAVALADACWHRLVPLSLGRLDGDNVICGYHGLEFDDTGRCVYMPSQHTINPSACVKSYPIAEKHRFVWIWPGDPALADPALIPDLHWNQDPDWAADGKLIEVACDYRLVVDNLMDLTHETFVHGSSIGDRAVAESPFEATHSDRFAYITRWMDNIDPPPFWRKQYAKPGKVDRWQIIRFEAPCTVTIDVGVAEAGTGAKAGDRSKGVNGYVLNTITPSTEKTCLYFWAFARNYDLKNQARTHELREGVAGVFREDEVVLEAQQRAIDANPDHQFYNLNIDAGSMWARRLIDQMIDAELGAATRYPAAAE from the coding sequence ATGACGAAGCCCACATTCCCGCTGAATGCCTGGTATGCCGCTGCCTATGACGTGGACTTGAAGCGCGCGCTTCTGCCGCGCACCATCTGTGGCAAGCCGGTTGTGCTATACCGTAAGGAAAACGGCTCTGCGGTCGCGCTTGCCGATGCCTGTTGGCACCGCCTGGTTCCGCTCTCGCTCGGGCGGCTTGACGGCGACAATGTCATCTGCGGTTACCACGGCTTGGAATTCGACGATACCGGTCGCTGTGTATACATGCCCTCGCAGCACACCATAAATCCCTCGGCCTGCGTCAAATCCTATCCTATCGCCGAAAAGCATCGCTTCGTCTGGATCTGGCCCGGCGATCCGGCACTCGCCGATCCGGCGCTTATCCCTGACCTCCACTGGAACCAGGACCCGGACTGGGCCGCCGACGGCAAGCTGATCGAGGTTGCCTGCGATTATCGCCTCGTGGTCGACAATCTGATGGACCTGACGCACGAAACCTTCGTGCACGGTTCCTCGATCGGCGACCGTGCGGTGGCGGAGTCTCCTTTCGAAGCCACCCATTCGGACCGGTTCGCTTACATCACCCGCTGGATGGACAACATCGATCCGCCGCCCTTCTGGCGCAAACAGTATGCCAAGCCGGGCAAGGTCGACCGCTGGCAGATCATTCGCTTCGAGGCACCCTGCACCGTGACCATTGATGTCGGCGTGGCCGAAGCCGGAACCGGCGCCAAAGCGGGCGACCGCTCGAAGGGCGTCAACGGCTATGTGCTGAACACGATCACACCGTCGACAGAGAAGACCTGTCTTTACTTCTGGGCGTTTGCCCGCAATTACGACTTGAAGAATCAGGCCCGTACCCATGAACTGCGCGAAGGCGTGGCCGGCGTCTTCCGGGAGGACGAGGTGGTACTCGAAGCACAGCAGCGCGCCATCGACGCCAATCCCGACCACCAGTTCTACAACCTCAACATTGATGCCGGATCGATGTGGGCACGCCGGCTGATCGATCAGATGATTGATGCGGAGCTTGGCGCCGCCACACGCTATCCGGCCGCGGCGGAATAG